One window from the genome of Streptomyces sp. NBC_00287 encodes:
- a CDS encoding lytic transglycosylase domain-containing protein, producing the protein MSAQFGRRLYKGAATAAVAALAVAALSGSQAPGVTVDDQGRRSTSDAQPTPDAADDSATGNSPYYTDLPPLDSPKPSPSAGGTDTTDSESGIPATVLDAYKQAAASLQDSKPGCNLPWELLAAIGHVESGHARGGRVNADGTTTSPILGPQLNGVGFANISDTDGGAYDGDSSYDRAVGPMQFIPSTWEWAGRDGNGDGEKDPNNVYDAALSAGHYLCRFDWDLSDPSDLKSAILSYNNSTDYLNTVLAWLEHYRKGVDEIPDGTGTVPEDRSDDGDGARTQPSPPASQPPSTTPPTTSPQTTPPPSTPPSTPPPTTPPTTPQTPTDTVDRLEDAETAKLTAMAGDAFGEKISTRAETSAGKGVGKVRIRFTIVGDTDTTFTGGEKYATALTNSSGTAVAPALQAGEETGEFIVRATVVGRSVPGLDYTATVTERAADTLARTGEAALTCIPGGEFADQVEVKATYKGAVADGVAATATLIKSADDPAENDKGPYFKDAEGKPVRTLTGLETDADGLLKLPKLYADDTTGTFLLRINTAGGATLTVELTVAAAESSSPTPSASPSA; encoded by the coding sequence ATGTCGGCGCAATTCGGCAGGAGGCTGTACAAGGGTGCGGCCACCGCCGCCGTGGCCGCACTCGCGGTCGCGGCGCTGTCCGGCTCCCAGGCTCCCGGAGTGACGGTCGACGACCAGGGCAGACGGAGCACCTCCGACGCCCAGCCCACACCCGACGCCGCCGACGACAGCGCGACCGGCAACTCGCCGTACTACACGGACCTGCCGCCCCTCGACAGCCCCAAGCCCTCGCCGAGCGCGGGCGGAACGGACACCACGGACTCCGAGTCCGGGATACCCGCGACCGTTCTGGACGCCTACAAGCAGGCCGCCGCCTCGCTCCAGGACTCCAAGCCCGGCTGCAACCTCCCCTGGGAGCTGCTCGCCGCCATCGGCCACGTCGAGTCCGGCCACGCGCGCGGCGGCCGGGTGAACGCCGACGGCACCACGACCTCCCCGATCCTCGGCCCGCAACTCAACGGCGTCGGCTTCGCGAACATCAGCGACACCGACGGCGGCGCCTACGACGGGGACAGCTCGTACGACCGTGCTGTGGGGCCGATGCAGTTCATCCCGTCCACCTGGGAGTGGGCGGGCCGCGACGGCAACGGCGACGGCGAGAAGGACCCCAACAACGTCTACGACGCCGCGCTCTCCGCGGGCCACTACCTGTGCCGCTTCGACTGGGACCTGTCCGACCCGTCGGACCTCAAGAGCGCGATACTCAGCTACAACAACTCGACGGACTACCTGAACACCGTCCTGGCGTGGCTGGAGCACTACCGCAAGGGCGTCGACGAGATCCCCGACGGCACCGGCACCGTCCCCGAGGACCGCAGCGACGACGGCGACGGCGCCCGGACCCAGCCGTCGCCCCCGGCCTCCCAGCCGCCGAGCACGACGCCGCCCACCACGTCCCCGCAGACGACGCCGCCGCCGAGCACGCCGCCTTCCACACCCCCGCCCACGACGCCTCCGACGACTCCACAGACGCCCACCGACACGGTGGACCGCCTGGAGGACGCCGAGACCGCCAAGCTCACGGCGATGGCGGGCGACGCCTTCGGGGAGAAGATCAGCACCCGTGCCGAGACCTCGGCCGGCAAGGGCGTCGGCAAGGTGCGGATCCGCTTCACCATCGTCGGCGACACCGACACCACCTTCACCGGCGGCGAGAAGTACGCCACCGCCCTCACCAACAGCAGCGGTACGGCCGTGGCTCCCGCGCTCCAGGCGGGCGAGGAGACCGGCGAGTTCATCGTCCGGGCGACCGTAGTGGGCCGCTCGGTGCCCGGCCTCGACTACACGGCCACGGTCACCGAACGCGCCGCCGACACCCTCGCCCGGACCGGCGAGGCGGCCCTGACCTGCATCCCGGGCGGCGAGTTCGCCGACCAGGTGGAGGTGAAGGCCACCTACAAGGGCGCCGTCGCCGATGGAGTCGCGGCCACCGCCACCCTGATCAAGTCGGCGGACGACCCGGCCGAGAACGACAAGGGCCCCTACTTCAAGGACGCCGAGGGCAAGCCCGTACGCACCCTGACCGGCCTGGAGACGGACGCCGACGGCCTGCTGAAGCTGCCGAAGCTGTACGCCGACGACACCACCGGCACCTTCCTGCTCCGTATCAACACCGCGGGCGGCGCGACGCTGACGGTCGAACTGACCGTGGCGGCGGCCGAGTCGTCGTCGCCCACCCCGTCGGCGAGCCCCAGCGCATAA
- the hrpB gene encoding ATP-dependent helicase HrpB, producing MIRYDALDALPVRGALPSLTDALEAHGTAVLVAPPGTGKTTLVPLALAGLLGEGPARRVVVAEPRRIAARAAARRMAWLLGEKVGESVGYTVRGERVVGRHARVEVVTTGVLLQRLQRDQELAGVDVVVLDECHERHLDADTTAAFLWDVRQALRPELRLVAASATTDAEGWARLLGGAPVVEAEGVSYPVEVVWAPPARPVRPPHGMRVDPALLTHVASVVRRALAEREGDVLCFLPGVGEIARVAGQLGDLGGVEVLQVHGRAPAAVQDAVLAPAEGRRVVLATSVAESSLTVPGVRVVVDSGLAREPRVDHARGLSALTTVRASQAAGRQRAGRAGREAPGAVYRCWAEAEDTRLPRFPSPEIKVADLTAFALQTACWGDPSAAGLALLDPPPAGAMAAARAVLSAIGAVDASGHATERGVRLAGLGLHPRLGRALLDTSGAGAEVVALLSEEAPREYGDDLAAALRAARRGGDAYSGRWRAEVQRLRSVGGESGAGEGDDALAGAVAALAFPERVGKVEGGSVLMASGTRAELREGSPLRGAPWLAVAVADRPVGKGHARVQLAAVVDEETARSAAAPLYTEGEEVHWADGDVVARRVERLGAIELTVRPLRDADPALVREALVDGLRQEGLGVLRWSPDALVLRQRLAFLHLHLGDPWPDVSDDALHARVEEWLEPELSRARRRSDLGRISAGEGLGRLLPWASGEAARLDELAPERLAVPSGSRIRIDYTNPEQPVLAVKLQEMFGLHESPSLAGVPVLVHLLSPAGRPAAVTADLASFWKAGYKGVRAELRGRYPKHPWPEDPATAEPTRYTTARLRR from the coding sequence GTGATCCGTTACGACGCCCTGGACGCCCTTCCCGTACGCGGTGCCCTGCCCTCTCTGACCGACGCCCTGGAGGCGCACGGCACCGCCGTCCTCGTCGCCCCGCCCGGCACCGGCAAGACGACCCTCGTCCCGCTGGCGCTGGCGGGGCTGCTCGGGGAAGGGCCCGCCCGGCGGGTCGTCGTCGCGGAGCCGCGCCGTATCGCCGCCCGCGCCGCCGCCCGGCGGATGGCGTGGCTGCTCGGCGAGAAGGTGGGCGAGAGCGTCGGCTACACCGTGCGCGGGGAGCGGGTCGTCGGACGGCACGCACGCGTGGAGGTCGTCACGACGGGTGTGCTCTTGCAGCGCCTCCAGCGCGACCAGGAGCTCGCGGGTGTGGACGTCGTGGTCCTGGACGAGTGCCACGAGCGGCATCTGGACGCGGACACGACGGCGGCCTTCCTGTGGGACGTACGGCAGGCGCTGCGGCCGGAGCTGCGGCTGGTGGCCGCGTCGGCGACGACGGACGCGGAGGGCTGGGCCCGGCTGCTGGGCGGCGCGCCGGTGGTCGAGGCGGAGGGCGTCTCGTATCCGGTGGAGGTGGTGTGGGCGCCGCCTGCCCGTCCGGTACGGCCGCCGCACGGGATGCGCGTCGACCCGGCGCTGCTGACGCATGTGGCGTCGGTGGTGCGGCGGGCGCTGGCCGAGCGGGAGGGGGACGTGCTGTGTTTCCTGCCCGGTGTAGGGGAGATCGCGAGGGTGGCCGGACAGCTCGGCGACCTGGGCGGTGTGGAGGTGCTCCAGGTGCACGGTCGCGCCCCGGCGGCGGTGCAGGACGCGGTGCTGGCTCCTGCGGAGGGGCGCCGGGTGGTCCTGGCAACCTCCGTGGCCGAGTCCTCTCTTACGGTCCCCGGGGTCCGGGTGGTGGTCGACTCCGGGTTGGCGCGGGAACCGCGCGTCGACCACGCGCGCGGGCTGAGCGCGCTGACGACGGTACGAGCCTCGCAGGCGGCGGGCCGTCAGCGGGCGGGCCGGGCCGGGCGGGAGGCGCCGGGTGCGGTGTACCGCTGCTGGGCGGAGGCGGAGGACACGCGGCTGCCGCGCTTCCCCTCACCGGAGATCAAGGTGGCGGATCTGACGGCGTTCGCGTTGCAGACGGCGTGCTGGGGAGATCCGTCAGCCGCCGGTCTTGCGCTGCTGGATCCACCGCCCGCGGGCGCGATGGCGGCAGCACGTGCGGTGCTGTCGGCGATCGGGGCGGTCGACGCGTCCGGGCACGCCACCGAGCGGGGAGTGCGGCTGGCCGGACTCGGACTCCACCCCCGCCTGGGACGGGCGCTGCTCGACACCTCCGGCGCCGGAGCCGAGGTGGTGGCGCTGCTGTCCGAGGAGGCACCGCGGGAGTACGGGGACGACCTGGCGGCTGCTCTGCGGGCCGCCCGGCGTGGGGGTGACGCCTACTCGGGGCGATGGCGGGCGGAGGTACAGCGGCTCAGGAGTGTCGGCGGGGAGTCGGGCGCCGGAGAGGGGGATGACGCCCTGGCCGGAGCCGTGGCCGCGCTCGCCTTCCCCGAGCGTGTGGGCAAGGTCGAGGGCGGATCGGTGCTCATGGCGTCCGGTACCCGGGCCGAGCTGCGCGAGGGCTCTCCGTTGCGCGGGGCGCCCTGGCTCGCGGTGGCAGTGGCGGACCGTCCGGTGGGCAAGGGCCACGCGCGTGTGCAGCTCGCCGCGGTGGTCGACGAGGAGACAGCTCGCTCGGCCGCCGCTCCTCTGTATACGGAGGGCGAGGAGGTCCATTGGGCCGACGGGGACGTGGTCGCGCGCCGGGTGGAACGCCTGGGCGCGATCGAACTGACGGTACGGCCCTTGCGCGACGCCGACCCCGCCCTCGTACGCGAGGCCCTTGTGGACGGACTGCGACAGGAGGGGCTCGGCGTGCTGCGGTGGTCGCCGGACGCGCTCGTCCTACGACAGCGGCTGGCGTTTCTCCATCTGCACCTGGGCGACCCATGGCCCGACGTCTCCGACGATGCTCTGCACGCGCGCGTGGAGGAGTGGCTGGAGCCGGAGCTGAGCCGCGCGAGGCGGCGGAGCGATCTCGGACGGATCAGTGCCGGGGAGGGTCTTGGCCGGCTGCTGCCGTGGGCCTCGGGTGAGGCTGCACGCCTGGACGAGCTGGCGCCCGAGCGTCTCGCCGTGCCGAGTGGGTCCAGAATCCGGATCGACTACACGAACCCCGAACAGCCCGTCCTCGCCGTGAAGTTGCAGGAGATGTTCGGCCTGCACGAGTCGCCGTCCCTCGCCGGGGTGCCCGTCCTCGTCCACCTGCTCTCCCCCGCCGGCCGGCCCGCCGCCGTCACCGCCGACCTCGCCTCCTTCTGGAAGGCCGGCTACAAGGGCGTACGAGCGGAGTTGCGCGGCCGTTATCCGAAGCATCCGTGGCCCGAGGACCCCGCCACCGCCGAGCCGACCCGGTACACGACCGCGCGGCTCAGGCGTTGA
- a CDS encoding DUF4184 family protein encodes MPFTLSHAAAVLPAVRTDGTGRGRLVPVVLVAGSFGPDMTYYAASAVPGAMEFGDVTHSFAGVFTVDVAITWALVGLWLLVREPLVALLPPARQGRMSALLRCGAPRARVRADLLLWWYVSAVLGALTHVVWDAFTHLDRWGMRLFPVLGESFAGSPLYWYLQYGGSAVAAVAIAGFLVVALRRIPVGVSPVGVPVLSSRDRWVAWAVLFGCATVFAVLRAVRWWAYWGSRAKPWELIPTLCFGAGAGLVLGVLVYAVGVRVWRPVPGSLSASVSASGEEPVLR; translated from the coding sequence GTGCCGTTCACCCTGAGCCATGCGGCGGCCGTGCTGCCCGCCGTGCGCACCGACGGAACGGGCCGGGGCCGGCTGGTACCGGTCGTCCTCGTGGCGGGGTCGTTCGGTCCCGACATGACCTACTACGCGGCCAGCGCCGTGCCCGGCGCGATGGAGTTCGGTGACGTCACGCACTCCTTCGCGGGCGTATTCACGGTGGATGTGGCCATCACCTGGGCGTTGGTGGGGCTGTGGCTGCTGGTGCGCGAGCCGTTGGTGGCGCTGTTGCCGCCCGCTCGGCAGGGCCGTATGTCCGCGCTGCTGCGCTGCGGTGCGCCACGCGCGCGTGTGCGGGCGGATCTGCTGCTGTGGTGGTACGTCTCCGCGGTCCTCGGTGCGCTCACCCATGTCGTGTGGGACGCGTTCACGCATCTCGACCGGTGGGGGATGCGGCTGTTCCCCGTCCTCGGGGAGTCGTTCGCGGGGTCCCCCTTGTACTGGTATCTGCAGTACGGCGGTTCGGCGGTGGCGGCGGTCGCCATCGCGGGGTTCTTGGTGGTCGCGCTACGGCGGATTCCGGTGGGGGTCTCGCCGGTCGGGGTGCCGGTGCTGTCCTCGCGGGACCGGTGGGTGGCGTGGGCCGTGCTCTTCGGTTGCGCGACGGTGTTCGCGGTGCTGCGGGCGGTGCGGTGGTGGGCGTACTGGGGGTCTCGTGCGAAGCCCTGGGAGCTGATTCCGACCCTGTGTTTCGGGGCGGGGGCCGGGCTGGTGCTGGGGGTGCTGGTGTACGCCGTGGGGGTCAGGGTGTGGCGTCCTGTGCCGGGGTCGCTGTCCGCGTCGGTGTCGGCCTCCGGCGAGGAACCCGTATTGCGGTGA
- a CDS encoding SPW_0924 family protein has translation MRALIAAATGLAVALALVFTLTALGSPAGETSPEPLLTTVPSHP, from the coding sequence GTGCGCGCCCTGATCGCCGCCGCGACCGGTCTCGCCGTCGCGCTCGCCCTGGTCTTCACGCTCACCGCGCTCGGCTCCCCGGCCGGTGAGACCTCCCCCGAGCCGCTGCTGACGACGGTGCCATCACACCCGTAA
- a CDS encoding DUF3068 domain-containing protein: protein MRRKASLILLAFAVFFAALSPMLRWYAFPRLAKIPANQYQDMVLEAKDATLLDYGTMKAKKVSKVTIVQTLKGNVEASEKIEKTAGRDVVVWDGLSYVQGPDGKMVSQIPERYIFDAHTQEPVHATGEMVDGDPVRREGIEFKWPFLTEKRSYEYFDAQTRTSAPIHYKGTEDFRGVEVYYFEQTIPWTKVPYPKKLPVGGVTAESLDETGTTRWYTTVRKFWIEPLTGAPVYGEEIHKEELRGGTLLGDRDKVTAFAGHVKMREDYIDYTVDLVKSNRTLVLLMTSYLPWGFLTLGILLLSLSLYLEARSRRPADPAPEETVEPEPVNA, encoded by the coding sequence ATGCGCCGCAAGGCCAGTCTGATCCTGCTCGCCTTCGCCGTGTTCTTCGCCGCGCTGTCCCCGATGCTGCGCTGGTACGCCTTCCCGCGCCTGGCCAAGATCCCCGCGAACCAGTACCAGGACATGGTCCTGGAGGCGAAGGACGCCACCCTTCTCGACTACGGCACGATGAAGGCGAAGAAGGTCTCCAAGGTCACCATCGTGCAGACCCTGAAGGGCAATGTGGAGGCCTCCGAGAAGATCGAGAAGACGGCGGGCCGGGACGTGGTCGTCTGGGACGGCCTCTCCTATGTGCAGGGCCCCGACGGCAAGATGGTCTCCCAGATCCCCGAGCGCTATATCTTCGACGCCCACACCCAGGAACCCGTCCACGCCACGGGCGAGATGGTCGACGGCGACCCCGTGCGCCGCGAGGGCATCGAGTTCAAGTGGCCGTTCCTGACGGAGAAACGGTCCTACGAGTACTTCGACGCCCAGACCCGCACCTCCGCGCCCATCCACTACAAGGGCACCGAGGACTTCCGTGGCGTCGAGGTCTACTACTTCGAGCAGACCATCCCGTGGACGAAAGTGCCGTACCCCAAGAAGCTGCCCGTCGGCGGTGTGACGGCGGAGTCCCTCGACGAGACCGGCACCACCCGCTGGTACACCACGGTCCGCAAGTTCTGGATCGAGCCCCTCACCGGCGCCCCCGTCTACGGCGAGGAGATCCACAAGGAGGAGCTGCGCGGCGGCACCCTCCTGGGCGACCGCGACAAGGTCACGGCGTTCGCCGGGCACGTCAAGATGCGCGAGGACTACATCGACTACACGGTCGACCTGGTCAAGTCCAACCGCACCCTGGTCCTGCTGATGACGTCGTACCTCCCGTGGGGCTTCCTGACCCTCGGCATCCTCCTGCTGTCCCTCTCCCTCTACTTGGAGGCCCGCAGCCGCCGCCCGGCGGATCCGGCCCCGGAGGAGACGGTCGAACCGGAGCCGGTCAACGCCTGA